The following is a genomic window from Staphylococcus capitis subsp. capitis.
CAAAATTATCAAAACAAAAGAAAGGATCAGGTGAGCAAGATATGACAAGAAATATTATTATTGGTGTTTCAATAGCAGTTGCATTAGTGGCAGGAGGAGCAGGAGCGTTTGCTTTAATTAAGCGCAATCAAATGAAAAAAGAAAGTATGTCAAACGCAGAATTATAAATAGTTGGTAATGACAACTTATTGTACTTCTATCAAGATGAAAATGATCTAAATAGCGTAATGAAAAAATATAAAGAAAACTTAGATTAATAAGCATATCAACCAGTTAGGACACTAAGATGTTCTAACTGGTTTTTCATTAAAAATGACGACCTGGCATATACCAAGTCGTCTTTATCATTAAATATCTGTATTATTGTTGATTTTGATTAGATGTTACATCATTTTTGAAAAAGTCGAAGATGTTTTGAGCACTCTTAGTGTTTTCCATGTTGCCTTTAAACTTGCTAGATCCTGGACCGTAAGCGTAAGTATTCACATCTTCACCAGTATGACCGTTTGTAGTCCATCCAGTGTGGGACGTATCATTAATTGGTTCTTGGATGGCATTTTGTAATTTTGTAGTAGCTTCTGCTACCTTAGGATCTTTATCATCTTTACCTTCTTTTTGAAGTTTGCGTAAATCTTTGGCAGCTTGTTTCACTTTATCCATTTGTTTGCTAGGGAAGTCAATGCCGTAACCTTCTTTGATGACTTTTTCAGGGTCTTTTCCTGCAGCAATTTCTTTAGTCATATACATACCAGAATGTTTCATTTTATGAATAGCTTCTGGATTCCATTTGTAATCTTTACCTTTAGCAATTGTCATACCACCAGTTGAATGGTCAGCTGTTGCTACGACTAAAGTATCTTTGTGTGTTTTCGCATAGTCGATAGAGTTTTGGAATGCTTTTTCAAAGCCTCCCATTTCTGACATTACACCAGTAACATCATTTGGATGTGCAGCTTTATCGATAGAAGCACCTTCAACCATTAAGAAGAAGCCTTTATTGTTCTTATCTAATTTACTTAATGCACTTTGTTCCATATCTACGAGTAAAGGATTTTTAGATGGTGCATCAATTTGAAGAGGCATATCTTTCTCAGAGAAAGTTCCTAATACTTTGTCACTTTGAGAATTAAGAAGTTGTGTTTTATTACTTACTAAATCATAACCGTCTTTTTTGAATTTTTTATCAAGGTTGCCATTTTCTTTACCGAAGTATTTAGAACCGCCACCTAGGAGAACGTCTACTTTATGTTGACCATTAATTTTATCATTATAAAATTGTTGAGCAATTTCATCTTTTTTATCACGAGAGTCAACATGTGATGCGTAAACAGCAGGAGTTGCATCAGTAAGTTCAGCCGTTGTAACTAAACCAGTTGATTTACCTTGCTCTTTAGCTTGTTCTAAAACAGATTTTAATGCCTTTTTATTATTATCAACGCTGATTGCGCCATTGTATGTTTTATGACCAGTCGCGAAAGCAGTTCCGCCCGCAGCTGAATCTGTTACGTTTTCTTTTGGATCATTAGGATATGTACGATTTGTACCTTTAAGGTATTTATCAAATGCAGTTGCATTCATTTTTTTAGCGCCAGGTTGATTTTTATAATAACGATATGCTGTATTGAAAGATGGGCCCATGCCATCGCCAACCATGAAAATAACATTTTTAGGATTCTTAGTATTACCAAATGCTACTGCATCATCTTGTCCTTGCTGTCCTTGAGCATTTTCACCTGGACCCGTACCACTTCCTGAAGCATGTGATACATTTGAAGCACCTAATACAGATGCAGCTACAATAGAACTTGCTATCGTTGTTTTACCAAATTTATTAATGAAACTCATAATTAATGTGCCCCCTAAATAAGTTATGTATTGCATTTTTAAGTATAGGGTATGAACTTTGATTAAAAGTAATTTTTAAGTAAATGAATAGTAAATGTATATAAATTTGAAAAGAATTTAAATTCTAATTGCTTAAAATTAAATTGAGTTATTATACTAAAAGATACAGAGATTACCTTTTTTCATTCAATATATTAGGTCGAACAAATTGTATGAACGTGTTTGTTTAAAAATGTATTTTTTAGATACAAACATGTAAAATAGTGATAAATAGAAATTTTATAATAAAAGGATGAGGACGAAACAGCCTCAAAGAAGGTGAAATAATGATACTTGTTATGTTATCTCCAATATTGATTATTGGATTTATAGCTTTAGGTATTTTTGAAGAAAGAAGAAGAAGTAAAAAAGCTCAAGATCAAAAAGACCAAATTGAAAAAGATAAAAATAAAGTTTATGATTCAGAAGAGAACAAATAGTTAAAGTATGTCGTTGAAAGGTGAACAGTTATGAAGATTCTCATAGTCGAAGATGATTTAGTTATTGCTGAGAGCTTGGCTAATGAACTTTCAAAATGGAATTATGAAGTGAATGTTGTTGAAAACTTTGATCAAATTATGGAAGATTTTCGTGAAACAGAACCACAACTAGTATTATTAGATATCAACTTACCTACACTCAATGGATTTCATTGGTGCCAAGAAATGCGCAAAGAATCTAATGTTCCTATCATGTTTATTAGTTCGAGAACTGATAATATGGATCAAATTATGGCTATTCAAATGGGTGGCGATGACTTTATTGAGAAACCATTCAATTTATCGCTAACAGTAGCGAAGATACAAGCGTTACTTCGCCGTACATACGATTTATCCGTATCAAATGATGAATTAGATGTGAAAGGTTGCAAGTTGATTCTCGATGAGGCGAAACTCGTAAAGGATGATGATGCTGTTCAATTGTCATTAACAGAACTTCAAATTTTGAAAATGTTATTCCAAAATGAAGGAAAATACGTGAGTCGTACAGCATTAATTGAAAAGTGTTGGGAATCTGAAAACTTTATTGATGACAATACCTTAGCAGTTAATATGACTAGATTACGCAAGAAGTTATTATCTATAGGCGTTGATGATTTTATTGAAACTAAGAAAAATGTCGGATATAGGGTTTAATGATTATGTTGCTATCTTTTATAAAATCGATTCGAAATGAGATTACAATTATATTTTGTATATTTTTATTATTTGCATTAATATTTTACTTATTTTCATTACCATTTAGTGCCTTCGGTCTTGCGTTAGGAATCGTATTACTCATCATTTTTATTCATTGGTGGGTAAAGTACCTTGGATTTAAGAGAAATGAGGATCTTAAAGAGAAGATAGATAATTTGGAAAATGAATTAACTGAAGTAAAAAATCGCCAAGTTGAATATCGTAATGATGTGGAAAGTTACTTTTTAACATGGGTACATCAAATTAAGACACCTATCACAGCGTCACAACTATTACTCGAACGTAATGAAGAAAATGTTGTCAATCGCGTAAGACAAGAAATTGTTCAAATTGATAACTATACAAGCTTAGCATTGAGTTATTTAAAATTACTCAACGAAGAATCTGATATGACAATTACATCAGTGACAGTGAATGAATTAATACGTCCGCTAATCATGAAATATCGAATTCAGTTTATCGAACAACATACTAAAATTCACTATGAAAAGTGTGAAGCAACTGTTTTAACGGATGCACAATGGGCGTCTATTATGATAGAACAAATTTTAAATAATGCTTTGAAGTACGCGCGTGGAAAAGACATTTGGATTGAATTTGATTCTGCTAAACAAACATTAATCATTAAAGACAATGGTGTAGGTATTAGTAAAGCAGATATTCCTAAAATATTTGATAAAGGCTATTCTGGTTACAACGGCAGACTTAATGAAGAATCAAGCGGCATAGGATTGTTCATTGTTAAGCATATTTCTAATCATTTGAATCATGAGGTCGATGTAGATTCAGGACTTGGTGAAGGTACGACATTTAAAATACATTTTCCCAACGAAGATTAGCTAACTTTCAAAATTGTAAGTTTGCCAACAATATTTGTAAGAAATTATGAATGTTGTTGGCACTTTTTTATTTTATGATAATAAGTGAAATGAGAAAGGGGCATTCGTGATGTTATTAGAAGTGAAAAACGTAAAAAAAGTATATGGAAGAGGACTTAACTCAACTACCGCATTAAATAATATGAATTTAGAAATTGATGACGGCGAGTTTGTAGCTATCATGGGTGAATCAGGCTCAGGAAAATCTACGCTACTCAATCTTATTGCGACATTCGATAAGGTGACAGAAGGTTTTATTTCGCTTAATGGAACCGCAATCAACAAACTGCGAAATAAAGAAGTTGCCCGTTTTCGAAGAGAAACTTTAGGATTTGTCTTTCAAGATTTTAATGTCTTAAACACTATGACCAATAAAGACAACATTCTAATGCCACTTGTCCTTTCAAATGAACGTCCTAAAACAATGAATGAACGACTTGAAACAATAAGCACTCAATTAGGTATTAATGATTTGTTGGACAAATATCCATACGAAATCTCAGGCGGGCAAAAACAGCGAATTGCTATAGCACGAGCACTCATCGCTCAGCCCAAATTATTACTAGCCGATGAACCTACAGGGGCACTAGACTCCAAAACTTCTAAAAACCTTATGAAATTATTTCGAGAAATTAACCAAAATAATCAAACTATCTTAATGGTGACACATTCTAATATCGATGCGTCATATGCCGAAAGAGTTATTTTTATTAAAGATGGGAAACTTTATCATGAAATCTATCGTGGTGAAGAATCTCGAGATGAATATCAGAAACGGATTGCAGATAGCTTAGCTATCCTAAATGGAAGAGGTGATTAGTGTGACATTCAAGATGATATGGAAAATGATAAAACGTGGGTATGTCACACAACGTCATATTATTGTTCCGTTTATTATTGCTGTGAGTATCATGTTTGGTATTGAGTATATATTAATATCGATAACTCAGAATACGTATACTCAACGACATAGCGTCACACTTCCGCTATTTGCTGTTTTAGGTAATGTACTCATGTCTATGTTGACGTTAATATTTGTTGTATATGCTAATAACTTTGTAATTAAAAGAAGGCAACGAGAATTTGCTGTGTACATGATTTTAGGGATGGAGAAAAAACATATAAAAGTTTCTTTGGTTATTGAATCTTTGATCAATTTCGTAATTATTAGTTGTATAAGTTTAATTGGGGGATACTTGTTCGGCTCTTTATTTTTTATGCTTATAAGTAAAATATGGATAGGGAAGAGTGCAAGTTTAATTGATTACCCATTTGATATTAGAGCAATGTGGATAACTTTAATCATGCTAGTAGTAGTTTTAGGCGTACTTAATGTTATTAATATTATAAAGGTAACCTTTCAAAGTCCACTCAAATTAGTTAACCAAAATAGCAAAAAAACTGGAAAAACGTCTAAAATTTTTACTTACATTTCATTGTTGTTAGGAATTCTTCTAACTGGGTTTGGGTATAGTATTGCCTTACAGAACAATACTATGATTGGTTCATTAGCGAGTATATTTGTAGCTATGCTTAGTGTTTTTATAGGAACATACTTCCTCTTTATATCTTTAAGCGTATTAATATTAGATTGGTTAAAAAGAATACCTAACTTTTATTACAAGACTAATAATTTTTTTACTGTATCTAATTTGAGAAGTAGATTAAAATCTAACGCAGTAAGCTTAGCTACTATATCATTATTAGCTACATTCCTCATAGTTACTTTAGGTATGACAATTCACACTTATAGAGGTTTCAATGAACGAATAGATCAAATATGGCCAAATGAATATTTTATCAGCCTGAGTGGAGATGTTCATAAAGATAAAAAAGTAAAAAAAATAATGGATTCATTAGAAAATGATATTCAAAGGCACGTTAAAACCGATACCTTTAAAATGTATAGTCTAAAAAGCAATAAGGCTGAATTTGTAAATAATAAAAATAACACTATATTAAGGCCGAACTCAAAAAAGTTTGATGGTCGTTTATTCTATTTATCTAAAGAATTACCTCACTATATTACGACATATTTTATGACACTTAATGATTATAATAAATATCATCCTAACTTAAGTCTTAAAAGTAATGAGATAGCAATTAATACAGATAATTCCGTTTTAAATAAGACAGATAAAATAAAAATCAATGGAACTGAATATAGGTTGAAGCATATTAAGAAAATGAATATAAATACGCTATCAAATTTTATGGACGGTGCTTATTTAGTAACGAAAAATAATAAAATTAAAGAAAAGTTATATAATTATCTAAATAATTTTTCTAAAGATGATGACTACTATCCACGATCTTTTTTAGAATTCAATGTTATGGGGGATAAAAAACTCAGTGCTTCTCAAATAAATAAAATAAATAAAAATAGCAATAATGGAGCGTTTGTAGAGGATAGACCCAGATTTGAAAAGGAGTGGACTGGCGTTAATGGCGGATTGATATTTGTCGGGACTGTGGTATCCTTCGTATTATTCATCGCTATCTTCCTAATGATGTATTACAAACAAATTTCTGAAGGTTATGATGATAGACGTGAATATGAAGTAATGAGAAAAATTGGACTTGAACAAGACTTAATTAAGAAAATTATCAATAAACAAATTATATGGATATTTTCAATACCTGTTATTGTAGCAATTATCCATACCTTAGTTGCTTCCAAAATTATTTTTAATCTTCTTGGATTTATAACACCTAAAAATAGTGGAGCATTTGCTACAAGCTTTATAGGAGTTACTTTAGCATTTATAGCTATTTATTCTCTTATGTACTGGGTAACTTCACGTATTTACTATATGATCATTAATAATAAACATTAATATTTCAAAGGCTAAGACATGATTATCTGTCTTAGTCTTTTTTATACGCTATAAAACTTGAATTTCTAGCGCTAATATTGTTTTAAATTTAATTGAAATGACCTTTATATTTTCATAAAATTAATAAATTCAAATTAAATGTTAAATTCTTTTTTTAATTTTTAAGAATAAATCTAAATTTTTAGGGTATTAAACAAATATCTTGCAAAGGAGGAATTATAAACATGATAAAACGTACTGTTGAAAAAGTTCTATCTTGGATAGGAAATATACTCCATCTTCTATACTTAGGTTTTATTGCTTTAATGGTTTCAATGATGGGTAATAAAGATTTTAAACATGAAATGATTCATAATACTCAAGATTCAAATCAAGGTGTATCATCTGACCAACTTAATCAGTCATATGGAATGTTATCAAGTATGGGTACATGGTACATCATTGGTTTTATAGTATTATTAATTCTTGCAATTATTGCTACATTATTAATCGGTAAAAAATCTAAAATTGCAGGTATCATCTTATTAATCGTAGGTGTTATTGCGTTACTTACTTCAAGTTTCTTAGCAGGTATTTTATGGATAATTGCAGGTATCATGCTATTAGCACGTAAACCTAAAAATGATCCAAATCAATACAATGATAATCATAATGCCTATGCAAATAATGAGCACCATAAAAATAACAATCATAATGAATATGACAGAAACAATAATTACAATAACAATCATAATGAATATGATAGAAATCATAGTCACGACGACAATCATCATAATCATGATCGCCATAATGCTCATGACAATTATCAAAATAATGAGCACTATGAAAATGGTGACAGACAAGTTAATGAGAAGAATAACTCATTTATTTTATCTGATGATGACAAAAAACATGAACAACAAGAAATTAAAGATCAATATTCACACAATAGTGACAGAGAGTCTCATGATTTTAACTCTAATGACACTAAACGTGATGATTTTATTAAAGAAGAAGAGCGTCATCGTAAAAACGAAAAAGAAGACGATCCATTTAAATATTAAATTAATAACTGTATAAGTTTATTAAGTACAAAGACCGATCCACCAAAATGAGTGGGTCGGTTTTTTCAATATCTATAAATATATGATGAACGAGTTTCTTCCTATTATATAATATAAAACTTTGAACAGATTTATTATCGAAAATGAAATTTACATACAACTATTGAAAATGTTAATGAATTAGTCTAGAATTTTTCAATGCACACAATTCAATGTACATTTAAAAACGAAGCTTAAATGATTATATTTAAGTCTATATATTTTTGCATGCTAATGTTCAAAATGATTGAGGGAGGAATTATTGAGGATGAATTGGATATCGATACTCTTATTCATTCTGGTGGTAGGTGGTATTTCATTATACGCTTATCTACAATCGAAAAAAGTTAAAACAGATAGTTCAGATGGTTACTTTATGGGAGGTAACAGTCTGACAGGATTTACAGTTGCTTCGACGATTATTATGACTAATTTATCTACGGAGCAAATCGTGGGACAGAATGGACAAAGTTATTCACAAGGTATGGAAGTTATGGCATGGGAGGTTACTGCAGCTGTAGTGGTTGTACTATTAGCTTGGGTCTTCTTACCTAAATATTTACAATATGGTGTTACGACTATATCTGAATTCTTAGAATTAAGATATGATACTTTTACTAAGCGATTTGTATCTATCTTATTTATTTTCACATACGTCGTTTCATTCTTACCCGTTGTACTTTACTCTGGTTCACTCGTGTTCAACAAAATGTTTAACATTGATAAATATTTAGGAGTAAGTAGTACAACTGCCGTTATCATTATTTCCTTGGTCATAGGCGTTGTAGGAATCATCTATTTATTTGTCGGTGGTTTATCTCTTAGCGCATTCAGTGACTCTATTTATGGTATGGCGCTTATTATCGGAGGACTTGCGATTACAATTCTAGGTCTCGGACATCTAGGTGACGGTAATTTTATCCATGGTTTCGATAAAATGGTTCAAAAAACGCCAGAGAAATTGAATGGCTTCGGTAAAATCGATTCTGATATTGTGCCATGGCCTACGTTATTCTTCGGTATGTTCTTCAACAATTTATTCTTTTGGTGCGCAAACCAAATGATTGTTCAAAAAGCGCTTGCTGCTAAGAACTTAAAGGAATCACAAAAAGGTGCTATTTACTTAAGTTTATTCAAGGTATTCGGGCCTTTATTTACAGTGCTTCCAGGAGTAGTTGCATACAACTACTTTAATGGCAGTATTAAAACTCCAGACAATGCGTATCCAGCGCTTGTAAGTTCAGTACTACCTGATTGGGCTTTCGGTTTATTTGGTGCCGTGATTTTCGGTGCAATCTTAAGCTCATTTGTAGGTTCATTAAACAGTACAACGACATTACTTACGCTTGATTTTTATAAACCCATCTTTGGAAAGAATAAATCTGATAAACATATTGCACGTGTAGGTCACATTGCGACAATCGTTATTGGCGCAATTGTAGTAGGGCTTGCGCCAGTCATTTCATTATTCCCAAGTGGTTTATACGCTGTTGTACAACAATTCAATGGTGTTTACAGTATGCCAGTACTCGTACTTGTGTTAGTCGCATTCTATTCTAAGAAGACATCTAAATTAGGTGCTAAAGTTGCACTTGCTACGCACATTGTAATATATGCGATTGTGAGTCTCGTATTTACAGAAATTAACTATCTATATACATTCAGCGTATTATTCTTTGTAGATTTAATTATTGTATTAATTTTCAATAAGATTAAACCTTCTAGTGAATATGACTTAAAATCACGTCAAGAACAGGTCGATATGACACCATGGAAATATCGCTATGTTGCTGGAATAATTATCTTGGCATTAGTGGTAATAAGTTATATCATCTTTTCACCACTCGTACTTGCGAAATAAATGTTACAATTGGAACTTGATAAATGAATGAATAGAAGTGTACGTTGGCACGCTAGAGGTAGTGTTAACGTACACTTTATCTATATTAAATTTAATTTTCCTGAAAATGAAAAACGAAAGGAGGTTCTAACGCATATGCATACAGTCGGCATCATACCTTCACCAGGTGTTGCACATCATCATGCGAAGAGAATCATACCAAAAGTAAAAAAATTGCTTACTGAACGTATCGAAGGTGATAGCCATTGGAACTTCGATATTAAAGTAGATTTAATGATAGGTTCAGCTGAAGATGTACATGAAAGTGTGGACAAGGCCGCTCAATTAAAGGACGACCATCACTGGGATTATGTCATCTGTTTAACTGATTTACCGAGTATTTCTGATAATAAAGTCGTGATTAGTGACTATAATAATGATAAGCAAGTAGCTATGTTATCTCTACCTTCACTTGGCTTTATGGGTTTGAACAGTAAATTAGTCAAGACTGTGACATCTTTGATTGAACAGTTATACTATGAAGATCCGAAAAGTAAAAATGCGCCACATCCATTTGTACGCATGAAATCAGTTGAACCTAGTGAAGATGAATCTGAAAAAAGACGTTATATTAATACTTTATTTATCATTAGTTGGATTCAACTTATTGGTGGTTTAACACGAGCCAATCAGCCATGGAAGAATATCTTTAATTTTAAAAAGATTATCTCCGTTGCATTTGCTACAGGTACGTATATTTCAATTTTCTCTATGCCTTGGGAACTTAGTGTTATTTATTCACCGTTCAGACTCATACTGCTTATGATTATTGCGATATTAGGTATGGCAGGTTGGTTATTATACGCACATCAATTATTAGAAAGAAAGAGTGCGAAATCCCAACGCGTTTATCGTTATATCTATAACTCAACGACACTAGTTACATTGAGTGTGATTACTTTAATGAATTATTTTATTCTATACATTTTACTCATTATCAGTATTACGCTATTTGTACCAGTTGATTTATTTAATAGTTGGACAAGTGCAAAGGCTCAATTTACCTTTACTAATTATTTAAGATTGATTTGGTTTGTCGCGTCATTAGGTCTATTAGCAGGCGCTATGGGTTCTACAGTTGAAGATGAAGAAAAAATACGACGCATTACGTATTCATATAGACAATATCATCGCTATAAAGAGGCAGAAGAAGAACAAAAAGAACAACAACAATCTCAAGACGTATCACATCAGAAAGTTGAACAACAAGCTTCAAGTAATGATCAGCAAGATGAAGGTAAAAAACAAGGTCACAGAGAGGAGGATGAGTAATGGCAGATTTGGAGAAAAGAACGGTTGGACTAGTTGTAGCGCCAGGGGTTACAGAACGTCTAGCAGAAAGTTTGATGGAAGAGTTGCCAGATATGTTGTCTGAACAATATAACAACGAAAAAGAATGGACATTTGATTTGGTTACAGATCCATTAACTGGCTTCGCAGAATCTGTAGATGAAATATTTAAGAAAGTTGCAGATTATCATGATAAGCGCCAATGGGATTATGTCATTTCAATTACTGACTTGCCGATGTTTGCTGATCATCAAGTGATGGCATTAGATATCAACATGTATAACGGCGCAGCAATCTTCTCATATCCAGCATTCGGCTGGCGCCCAGTAAAAAATAGATTTAAACAAGCAATTCTTAGTATCATTCAAGAACTCCATGAAGCAGAACACGAAAGTCGTAATTACGATGATAATAACAATATAGAGACATCCGTTAAAAAACAATTTCCTCTCTCTAAAATAGATAAAACTCAAGTGTATTTAGAAGAAACTGAGTCATATCATTTAAGATATTTATCAAGTTCTCGTTCTAGAGGTATGTTTAGACTTGTCAGTGGTATGACATTTGCTAATAATCCATTAAACATGATGGCAAGTTTAAGTAATATAGTTGCCATTGCCTTTACGACAGGCGCTTTCGGGCTTGTCTTTACAACGATGTGGCAAATGGCTAATAACTTTTCAATGTGGCGTCTATTTGGTATATCCATTATCGCGATTATTGGCATGTTAATATGGATTATGATGTCTCATGATCTTTGGGAATCTGTTAAATCAAGTAAAAATAAAAGGATAACTTGGTTATATAATGCAACGACGATTATGACGTTAATCATTGCCATTATCATTTACTATATTATTTTATATACATTATTCTTGATTGCAGAGTTAGTGCTGCTACCGGCAGACTTTTTAGGACAACAAGTAAGTCTTAAAGGTCCATCAGGTCCAGATCTTTATTTAAGTATTCCTTGGTTTGCAGCATCTGTTTCTACAGTTGCAGGTGCTATAGGTGCAGGTCTATTAAATGATCAGTTAATTAAAGAAAGTACGTATGGTTATCGACAACGTATTCGATACGAAGATACCCATGATAAAACTCAATAAGAATATGTTATAAATTTATATGTATAATATGAATGATTGTATATAAAGCCACTCCATAATTTTGGGAGTGGCTTTGTTTATAACTAACTCTTTTCATAATTTATATTAAATTGTAATTTTTATATTAAAAACTAGAAGCAAGGTAAATAACAGTATTTTCAACTATTAAGAGCATAGATTTTCTATAAAAAATATTTTAAAATATTGTTTAACAACTTAATTTGAGTAGAAATTGAAAGTAGGGTTAGTTATGTACTGTTCAAATTGTGGACATCAATTAAAAGAGGGCCAATCGTTTTGTAATCAATGTGGAGCACATATTAGGCAATCATATCAAAATCACCCACCTCATTATAACCAAAACCATTCTAACTACAATGTACAACGTGCGTCTCGTGGTAAGAAGCCAACAGGTTTAATTATTTTATTATCACTCATCTTTATAGGATTCATTGCTGCTATGCTTTACGGAGCATATTATGCTTATGAACATTATGTCAAAGATGATGATAAGACATCAGAATCTGTTCAATCAAGTCCATCTAATACAAATGATTTAAAAAGTGAGAAAGATTCAACTTCTAAAGGTACGCATATTGATGTCTTTAGTACAGCATTTGATAAAGGATATATGAAATCTGCGTCAACGAGTGGTTATCAAGGTATATATACAGGTATGACACGTAAAGAAGTTGAAGAAAAATTTGGTAAATCCGATGGAAATGTTGATAGTTCAAATTATACTTACGAAAAGTATGGGAACTTAGCAGTTGCGTATGAGAATGATGAAGTTGTTCATGTAGGGGTGGCTCCTAATGATATTTCAGAAGACCAATTTATCCAAAAATATAACGAACCTGATGACAGAAAGCCAAATCAATTAATCTATGATAGCAATAAAGATAATGATTTCTCTATATTAGTTAATGTTAAAAATGGGAAAATATCTGTTATCGAAAATGTTGATCAATTATAGAGAGTTGCGAAAGCAACTCTTTTCTTTTATATAAAATTATGCAAATATTTTGAATTGTGAAATACAATGTAATAGAATTCAACCAATCGTACTCGATTGAAAAGAGGTGAATGTGTGAATAAGTAACACATGTTACTAGAAAACTAGTTATATTTTAAATTTATCATGTGAGTCGATGATTGACGCAATTATGAAAGAAAGAATTTAAATGGTTTGGTTTAACCAATTCGTAATATCTCGTGTGACTTGCTTTATGAGTTAAGGACACTTAAACTCACAATGGCATGAATAAATAATTAGACCAATTTAATGAAAAGAAACTAAGAATTAAATGTTAAACAGTCCGAAATACTGTTCGCTAAGACGAGGTAACGAAGTCATAAAAGTATAACTTTTATTGTAGCGGGTATCATATGTATAGAATTCGTATCTGTCATGTTTAAAAAGGAGTCGAAGCCGAT
Proteins encoded in this region:
- a CDS encoding solute:sodium symporter family transporter; this encodes MNWISILLFILVVGGISLYAYLQSKKVKTDSSDGYFMGGNSLTGFTVASTIIMTNLSTEQIVGQNGQSYSQGMEVMAWEVTAAVVVVLLAWVFLPKYLQYGVTTISEFLELRYDTFTKRFVSILFIFTYVVSFLPVVLYSGSLVFNKMFNIDKYLGVSSTTAVIIISLVIGVVGIIYLFVGGLSLSAFSDSIYGMALIIGGLAITILGLGHLGDGNFIHGFDKMVQKTPEKLNGFGKIDSDIVPWPTLFFGMFFNNLFFWCANQMIVQKALAAKNLKESQKGAIYLSLFKVFGPLFTVLPGVVAYNYFNGSIKTPDNAYPALVSSVLPDWAFGLFGAVIFGAILSSFVGSLNSTTTLLTLDFYKPIFGKNKSDKHIARVGHIATIVIGAIVVGLAPVISLFPSGLYAVVQQFNGVYSMPVLVLVLVAFYSKKTSKLGAKVALATHIVIYAIVSLVFTEINYLYTFSVLFFVDLIIVLIFNKIKPSSEYDLKSRQEQVDMTPWKYRYVAGIIILALVVISYIIFSPLVLAK
- a CDS encoding zinc ribbon domain-containing protein yields the protein MYCSNCGHQLKEGQSFCNQCGAHIRQSYQNHPPHYNQNHSNYNVQRASRGKKPTGLIILLSLIFIGFIAAMLYGAYYAYEHYVKDDDKTSESVQSSPSNTNDLKSEKDSTSKGTHIDVFSTAFDKGYMKSASTSGYQGIYTGMTRKEVEEKFGKSDGNVDSSNYTYEKYGNLAVAYENDEVVHVGVAPNDISEDQFIQKYNEPDDRKPNQLIYDSNKDNDFSILVNVKNGKISVIENVDQL